One genomic region from Streptomyces sp. NBC_01304 encodes:
- a CDS encoding cobalamin biosynthesis protein, whose product MPADRDFAYGAAAGLFGDLLLGDPRRGHPVAAFGRAAGAVERVLWRDHRGWGALHTAVCVGGAVGAAALVSHAVRASRRASFALTAAATWAVVGGTSLGREARAIGGALAAGDVDVARERLPHLCGRDPQALDEDGIARAVVESVAENTSDAVVGALVWGAVGGVPGLVGFRAVNTLDAMVGHKSVKYRRYGWASARLDDVAGWPGARLTAALAVVAGGDRRGAAKAWREDADRHPSPNAGPVEAAFAGALGVRLGGTLSYGGRVEHRPVLNPAGRKVGVDDIERAVRLSRRVSWGALAVCAAARILVRKKRCRS is encoded by the coding sequence GTGCCTGCCGATCGCGACTTCGCGTACGGCGCCGCCGCCGGACTGTTCGGCGACCTGCTGCTCGGCGATCCCCGCCGTGGGCATCCGGTCGCCGCTTTCGGGCGCGCGGCGGGCGCCGTCGAGCGGGTGCTGTGGCGTGACCACCGTGGGTGGGGCGCGCTGCACACCGCTGTGTGCGTGGGGGGTGCCGTGGGCGCCGCCGCGCTGGTTTCGCATGCCGTACGTGCCTCTCGTCGCGCCTCTTTCGCGCTGACGGCCGCCGCCACCTGGGCGGTGGTCGGCGGGACTTCGCTCGGCCGGGAGGCGCGGGCCATCGGGGGCGCGCTGGCCGCGGGTGACGTGGACGTGGCGCGGGAGCGGCTGCCCCATCTGTGCGGGCGGGACCCGCAGGCCCTGGACGAGGACGGGATCGCGCGCGCGGTCGTGGAGTCCGTGGCCGAGAACACCTCCGACGCCGTGGTCGGGGCGCTCGTGTGGGGAGCTGTCGGCGGGGTGCCGGGGCTTGTCGGGTTCCGGGCCGTGAACACCCTCGACGCGATGGTCGGGCACAAGTCGGTCAAGTACCGCCGCTACGGCTGGGCTTCGGCCCGGCTCGACGACGTGGCCGGCTGGCCTGGGGCCCGTCTGACGGCGGCGCTCGCGGTGGTCGCGGGCGGGGACCGGCGCGGTGCGGCCAAGGCCTGGCGCGAGGACGCGGACCGGCATCCGAGCCCCAACGCGGGCCCCGTGGAGGCGGCCTTCGCGGGCGCGCTCGGGGTGCGGCTCGGCGGGACCCTGTCGTACGGCGGACGCGTCGAGCACCGGCCGGTGCTCAACCCGGCCGGGCGCAAAGTGGGGGTCGACGACATCGAGCGGGCCGTGCGGCTTTCGCGGCGGGTGAGTTGGGGGGCGCTCGCCGTGTGTGCGGCGGCGCGGATCCTCGTACGGAAGAAGAGGTGCAGGTCATGA
- a CDS encoding lysozyme yields MARDHKPSHRRFHLSRRRALAATATVAALILGEIALAEIPAHAAGKPRGHDVSSHQKNVNWQKAKSKGARFVYVKATESNWYKSPYFSQQYNGSRNAGIIRGAYHFAVPSESSGKSQAAYFLRNGGRWSRDGWTLPPALDIEYNPYSSKKCYGLSKSEMVGWVASFSNEIKRQTGRRPVIYTNTNWWKRCTGNYAGFGDNHALWLARYGSSPGELPKGWGYLTFWQYDNGSGRLPGDQNLFNGSMTQLKRFARG; encoded by the coding sequence ATGGCTCGTGATCACAAACCGTCCCACCGTCGCTTCCACCTCAGCAGGCGCCGCGCCCTCGCGGCTACCGCCACGGTCGCGGCGCTGATCCTGGGGGAAATCGCCCTCGCCGAGATCCCGGCGCACGCGGCGGGCAAGCCGCGGGGGCACGACGTCTCCTCGCACCAGAAGAACGTCAACTGGCAGAAGGCCAAGAGCAAGGGCGCGCGGTTCGTCTACGTGAAGGCCACCGAGTCGAACTGGTACAAGAGCCCCTACTTCTCGCAGCAGTACAACGGCTCGCGCAACGCGGGCATCATCCGGGGCGCGTACCACTTCGCCGTGCCGAGCGAGTCGTCCGGCAAGTCGCAGGCCGCCTACTTCCTGAGGAACGGCGGCAGGTGGTCGCGCGACGGGTGGACGCTGCCGCCCGCGCTCGACATCGAGTACAACCCGTACAGCTCGAAGAAGTGCTACGGACTGAGCAAGTCCGAGATGGTCGGCTGGGTCGCGTCCTTCAGCAACGAGATCAAGCGGCAGACCGGCCGCCGGCCCGTGATCTACACCAACACGAACTGGTGGAAGCGGTGCACCGGGAACTACGCGGGCTTCGGTGACAATCACGCGCTGTGGCTGGCCCGCTACGGCTCCTCGCCCGGCGAGCTGCCGAAAGGCTGGGGCTACCTGACCTTCTGGCAGTACGACAACGGCAGCGGCCGGCTGCCGGGTGATCAGAATCTCTTCAACGGGTCGATGACCCAGCTCAAGCGGTTCGCCCGGGGCTAG
- a CDS encoding alpha/beta hydrolase family protein → MRPATATAAALSAVLGAGAAAIAAGRFASDAALKTPPGRPLPSDPALTVHATAAGQITLTRSLASQRPGVYGLSGDGCHAVVGPVIESAPHAADTVVRRLEGVTHGTLTAGDRVWLTPQVHLGNPRDALGLDHADVDIPGELGGLPAWFVPGIRDTWVITVHGLGTTREHPMVVMDFLHAQRFPVLDLAYRGDLGAPRSPDGLGHLGETEWRDLDAAIRYAIRYGAENVVLHGWSTGASMALHAAANSALRDRISGLVLDSPVLDWEATLRALAAARRTPTALLPLAVRAAQGRAGLRGDRMAQAADPDSLKVPTLIFHGPDDALAPWTRSRQLAAARPDLVTLHTVPEAPHAAMWNADPATYEETLRRFLTPLM, encoded by the coding sequence GTGCGCCCCGCCACCGCAACAGCCGCCGCCCTCTCCGCCGTCCTCGGCGCCGGCGCGGCCGCGATCGCCGCCGGAAGGTTCGCCAGCGACGCCGCGCTCAAGACGCCCCCGGGCCGCCCGCTCCCCAGCGACCCGGCCCTCACCGTGCACGCCACGGCCGCGGGCCAGATCACCCTCACCCGCTCCCTGGCCTCCCAGCGCCCAGGCGTCTACGGCCTGAGCGGCGACGGCTGCCACGCCGTCGTCGGCCCCGTCATCGAGAGCGCCCCGCACGCCGCGGACACGGTGGTACGCCGCCTCGAAGGGGTCACCCACGGCACCCTCACCGCCGGCGACCGGGTCTGGCTCACCCCCCAGGTCCACCTCGGCAACCCCCGCGACGCCCTCGGCCTCGACCACGCCGACGTGGACATCCCCGGTGAACTGGGCGGCCTGCCGGCCTGGTTCGTGCCGGGCATCCGCGACACCTGGGTGATCACGGTCCACGGCCTGGGCACGACCCGCGAGCACCCCATGGTCGTCATGGACTTCCTGCACGCCCAGCGCTTCCCGGTCCTCGACCTCGCCTACCGCGGCGACCTCGGCGCCCCGCGCTCCCCGGACGGCCTCGGCCACCTCGGCGAGACGGAGTGGCGCGACCTGGACGCGGCGATCCGCTACGCGATCCGGTACGGCGCCGAGAACGTGGTCCTGCACGGCTGGTCCACCGGCGCCTCGATGGCGCTGCACGCCGCCGCGAACTCCGCACTGCGGGACCGGATCAGCGGCCTCGTCCTGGACTCGCCGGTACTCGACTGGGAGGCCACGCTCCGGGCGCTCGCCGCGGCCCGCCGCACCCCCACGGCCCTGCTCCCGCTGGCGGTACGCGCCGCCCAGGGCCGCGCCGGCCTGCGCGGCGACCGCATGGCCCAGGCGGCGGACCCGGACTCCCTGAAGGTCCCGACCCTGATCTTCCACGGCCCGGACGACGCCCTCGCACCCTGGACCCGTTCCCGCCAACTGGCCGCGGCCCGCCCCGACCTGGTCACCCTGCACACGGTCCCGGAGGCCCCGCACGCGGCAATGTGGAACGCCGACCCGGCAACGTACGAGGAAACCCTCCGCCGCTTCCTCACCCCGCTGATGTAG
- a CDS encoding inorganic phosphate transporter: MEHITLLLAIVIVTALVFDFTNGFHDTANAMATTISTGALKPKTAVAMSAVLNLVGAFLSVEVAKTISSGLVSEDGIKPEVILAALVGAILWNLLTWLVGLPSSSSHALMGGLIGATVASIGFSGVNGGVVVTKVLIPALAAPLVAGLAAYLASRLTYKLGKNITAKSSAKGYRGGQIASAGLVSLAHGTNDAQKTMGIITLALVAGGALAPGSNPPVWVIVSAGLAIAMGTYLGGWRIIRTMGKGLTDLQPQQGFAAQTSAASVILASSNLGFSLSTTHSCSGAVMGAGLGRKGGVVRWSTATRMFVAWGLTLPAAGLVAAGAEFVARQGDWGIAAVAVFLVASCAAIWFISRRQVVDHTNVVNDEITDVAEAEPAGVVTTAIAAVTPPPAGMAAATVETSEDVKTTIPAPTAPAVADPARPATATV, from the coding sequence ATGGAACACATAACGCTGCTGCTCGCGATTGTGATCGTGACAGCTCTCGTGTTCGATTTCACGAACGGTTTCCACGACACCGCCAACGCGATGGCGACGACCATCTCGACCGGCGCACTCAAGCCCAAGACCGCGGTGGCCATGTCCGCGGTGCTGAACCTCGTCGGAGCATTCCTGTCCGTCGAAGTCGCCAAGACGATCTCCAGCGGTCTGGTGAGTGAAGACGGCATCAAGCCCGAAGTCATCCTTGCGGCGCTCGTCGGCGCCATCCTGTGGAATCTGCTGACCTGGCTGGTCGGCCTTCCCTCCAGCTCCTCGCACGCCCTCATGGGCGGTCTGATCGGCGCCACGGTCGCGTCCATCGGCTTCTCCGGTGTCAACGGCGGTGTCGTCGTCACCAAGGTGCTGATCCCCGCGCTCGCCGCTCCGCTGGTCGCCGGTCTCGCCGCGTACCTGGCCTCCCGGCTGACGTACAAGCTCGGCAAGAACATCACCGCGAAGTCCTCCGCGAAGGGCTACCGCGGCGGCCAGATCGCCTCTGCCGGCCTCGTCTCGCTCGCGCACGGCACCAACGACGCGCAGAAGACGATGGGCATCATCACCCTCGCCCTGGTCGCCGGCGGCGCGCTCGCGCCCGGCTCCAACCCGCCGGTCTGGGTCATCGTCTCGGCCGGTCTGGCCATCGCGATGGGCACCTACCTCGGCGGCTGGCGCATCATCCGCACCATGGGCAAGGGCCTCACCGATCTGCAGCCGCAGCAGGGCTTCGCCGCCCAGACCTCGGCCGCCTCGGTCATCCTGGCCTCGTCGAACCTCGGCTTCTCCCTCTCCACCACGCACTCCTGCTCGGGTGCCGTGATGGGCGCGGGCCTCGGCCGCAAGGGCGGCGTGGTGCGCTGGTCGACCGCGACCCGGATGTTCGTCGCGTGGGGTCTGACCCTGCCGGCCGCCGGTCTGGTCGCCGCGGGCGCCGAGTTCGTGGCCCGGCAGGGCGACTGGGGCATCGCGGCCGTCGCGGTCTTCCTGGTCGCGTCCTGTGCCGCGATCTGGTTCATCTCGCGCCGCCAGGTCGTCGACCACACCAACGTCGTGAACGACGAGATCACGGATGTCGCCGAGGCCGAGCCCGCGGGCGTCGTGACCACCGCGATCGCCGCGGTCACCCCGCCGCCGGCCGGTATGGCCGCCGCCACCGTCGAGACGTCCGAGGACGTCAAGACGACCATCCCGGCCCCCACCGCCCCCGCCGTCGCGGATCCCGCGCGCCCGGCTACGGCGACGGTCTGA
- a CDS encoding class II aldolase/adducin family protein, with product MVAMDEDMRRAWDELVATARRTVTDGLVVGTSGNVSVRTGGSDGLILATPSGVPYDRLGPDDAVAVDLEGNQLIGTLKPTSELPLHLEIYRTTSAGAVVHTHAAHATAVSTLVDELPPIHYMAAALGGPVRVAPYALYGTPELAENVRNALLDRTACLLQNHGTITYADTLPTAYDRTAQLEWMCRVWLMSHSVPGLTPRVLSEGELGEAGERLRGYGQR from the coding sequence ATGGTTGCCATGGATGAGGACATGCGGCGGGCGTGGGACGAGCTGGTCGCGACGGCCCGCAGGACGGTGACGGACGGCCTTGTCGTCGGCACGTCGGGCAATGTGTCGGTGCGGACCGGGGGGTCCGACGGTCTGATTCTGGCCACTCCGAGCGGAGTGCCGTACGACCGCCTCGGTCCGGACGACGCGGTCGCCGTCGACCTGGAGGGCAACCAGCTCATCGGCACGCTGAAGCCCACCAGCGAGCTGCCCCTGCACCTGGAGATCTACCGCACCACCTCCGCCGGCGCCGTGGTCCACACCCACGCGGCCCACGCCACGGCGGTATCGACGCTGGTGGACGAGCTGCCCCCGATCCACTACATGGCAGCGGCCCTCGGCGGCCCCGTCCGAGTGGCCCCTTATGCCCTGTACGGAACCCCCGAATTGGCCGAGAACGTACGCAACGCTCTGCTCGACCGCACGGCCTGCCTTCTCCAGAACCACGGCACGATCACCTACGCCGACACCCTGCCCACGGCCTACGACCGCACGGCCCAACTGGAATGGATGTGCCGCGTCTGGCTCATGTCCCACTCGGTACCGGGCCTGACACCGAGGGTGCTGTCGGAGGGGGAGTTGGGGGAGGCGGGGGAGAGGCTGCGGGGGTATGGGCAGAGGTAG